A portion of the Paenibacillus hamazuiensis genome contains these proteins:
- a CDS encoding IS110 family transposase, which translates to MPSILFVGIDVSSKNNVVCCLPEGDVHKPLSRFTVTNDEPGVMIFQERIKALMSKHGLTHIRFGLEATGPFSSHLARYLQSVLTFEPYEHAVYVFNPSLIKEFKKAHFLYAPKNDRVDAWFIAAKLRSGHLPRAYTWSESMAALQRLTRTRFHVVHTLTRETNFLLTNLFLKFSSYASGPFRHKTSATSLAVIEEFASVEDIIHMSVEDLMAFVMERGRNQFENPEEVALALQKAARSSYRLPKAMADAVNFAMASNIRIIRSLQEQAKSLQKAIEDHLASIPQTLTSVPGMGPIFAAGILSEIGDIGRFPSHMKLAKYAGLAWTENQSGNFKGVESRLIKSGNRYLKYYFTEAAKSVQVHDTIFAQYYSHKKAEPAKYAEKRALALTARKLVRLVDHLLRTNRLYEPQEVIRQEA; encoded by the coding sequence ATGCCCAGCATCTTATTTGTCGGGATCGATGTAAGCAGCAAGAACAACGTAGTCTGTTGCCTGCCGGAAGGTGATGTCCACAAACCTCTGAGCCGGTTTACCGTCACCAATGATGAACCCGGCGTGATGATCTTTCAGGAGAGGATCAAGGCGCTGATGAGCAAGCACGGGTTGACGCATATTCGTTTCGGACTCGAAGCTACAGGCCCTTTTTCCAGTCATCTGGCCCGTTACTTGCAAAGCGTTCTGACCTTCGAACCTTATGAGCATGCCGTCTACGTCTTCAACCCGAGTCTGATTAAGGAGTTCAAGAAAGCTCACTTTCTGTACGCCCCAAAAAACGACAGGGTAGACGCCTGGTTCATCGCCGCGAAGCTCCGATCCGGTCATCTACCCCGTGCCTACACGTGGAGCGAGTCCATGGCCGCCCTACAGCGCCTGACGAGAACCCGTTTCCACGTTGTACATACTTTGACACGGGAGACCAATTTCCTGCTGACCAACTTATTTTTAAAGTTCAGCAGTTATGCCAGCGGACCTTTCCGGCACAAGACGTCGGCGACCAGCTTGGCTGTCATCGAGGAATTTGCCAGTGTCGAAGACATTATTCACATGTCCGTCGAAGACTTGATGGCCTTTGTGATGGAGCGCGGCCGGAATCAGTTTGAGAACCCGGAGGAAGTGGCTTTGGCGCTGCAAAAAGCGGCGCGCTCCTCCTACCGCCTGCCAAAGGCCATGGCGGATGCTGTCAACTTTGCGATGGCTTCCAACATTCGCATCATCCGATCTTTACAGGAACAAGCCAAATCACTGCAAAAAGCGATTGAAGATCATTTGGCGTCCATTCCGCAGACCCTCACTTCGGTCCCCGGAATGGGCCCCATCTTCGCGGCGGGCATCCTCTCCGAGATCGGAGACATTGGGCGCTTTCCTAGCCATATGAAACTGGCCAAATACGCCGGACTTGCATGGACAGAAAACCAATCGGGTAACTTTAAAGGCGTTGAATCTCGGCTTATTAAGTCCGGCAACCGCTACTTGAAGTATTACTTCACAGAAGCAGCAAAGAGTGTCCAGGTGCACGACACTATATTTGCGCAATATTACAGCCACAAGAAAGCGGAGCCGGCTAAATACGCCGAAAAACGTGCCCTTGCGCTTACAGCTCGTAAGTTGGTGCGGTTGGTCGATCATCTGCTGCGAACCAACCGACTCTACGAACCCCAGGAGGTGATCCGACAAGAAGCTTAG
- a CDS encoding acyl-CoA thioesterase — protein sequence MWHKHIIRVRYQETDQMGVVYHANYLNWFEIGRTELIRAMGMTYQTIEASGLLLPVIEAEMKFRQPARYDDLIGIYTRIVSFTNLRLEFATEIRRLTPEEAAAQAGRHADLPSGTNGSKRLKEAEGAPNPQVSAPVTGKRSTAGGGEDAAAGTHGEAVNEAIHAAAMTAPITEPQGELLVSGGTRHVWLSREWKPARIDREAPELYALLAQNRNGG from the coding sequence ATGTGGCACAAACATATCATTCGGGTGCGCTACCAGGAGACGGATCAGATGGGCGTCGTCTATCACGCCAATTACTTGAACTGGTTCGAGATCGGCCGGACGGAGCTGATCCGGGCAATGGGCATGACCTATCAGACGATTGAGGCGTCGGGGCTGCTGCTGCCGGTCATCGAGGCGGAAATGAAATTCAGGCAGCCGGCGCGTTATGACGATCTGATCGGCATTTATACGCGAATCGTCAGCTTCACTAACCTGAGGCTCGAATTCGCGACGGAAATCCGCCGTCTGACGCCGGAAGAAGCGGCCGCACAAGCAGGGAGGCACGCAGATCTGCCCAGCGGGACAAACGGAAGCAAGCGCCTGAAGGAAGCGGAGGGGGCACCCAATCCACAAGTATCCGCCCCCGTCACGGGAAAAAGGAGCACCGCAGGCGGGGGCGAGGACGCAGCCGCCGGGACGCACGGAGAAGCGGTGAACGAAGCGATACATGCGGCTGCCATGACGGCGCCCATCACCGAGCCGCAAGGCGAGCTGCTCGTCAGCGGCGGGACGCGCCACGTGTGGCTCAGCCGCGAGTGGAAGCCGGCGCGCATCGACCGGGAAGCGCCGGAGCTGTACGCGCTGCTCGCCCAAAACCGAAACGGAGGCTGA
- the pyk gene encoding pyruvate kinase, whose product MRKTKIVCTIGPVSESVDMFKKLIEAGMNVARLNFSHGDFEEHGNRIKNVRQACKELNKTVAILLDTKGPEIRTGKLKGDQKVELVQGNKIVLTTEEVEGDAERVSITYKELPRDVKIGSTILIDDGLIGLEVVDIRGGDIECLIKNGGLLGGKKGVNVPGVKINLPGITEKDANDIVFGIEQGVDFIAASFVRKAADVIEIREILERHNASHIQIISKIENQEGVDNLDEILEVSDGLMVARGDLGVEIPAEDVPIVQKAMIKKCNQVGKPVITATMMLDSMQRNPRPTRAEASDVANAIFDGTDAVMLSGETAAGKYPVESVQTMARIAERAESALDHREIFLRQSAAQQRTVTEAISQAVASSALDLNAKAILTATESGYTARMVSKYRPKSPIIAVTPNEQVMRRLCLIWGAIPVKGEECKTTDELFEAAVDTAVKAGHVNLGDLIVITAGVPVGRSGTTNLIKVHHIGEMIGKGQGIGTATATGKVVTAKSAEEANAKVTEGAILVAVSTDKDYMPAIEKAAAIITEAGGITSHAAVVGLSLGKPVIVGADGILNAVQDGVEVSIYPEVGVIYSGQSRVL is encoded by the coding sequence ATGCGTAAAACGAAAATTGTATGTACGATCGGACCTGTCAGCGAATCCGTTGACATGTTCAAAAAGCTGATCGAGGCCGGGATGAACGTCGCCCGTTTGAACTTCTCCCACGGCGATTTCGAAGAGCACGGCAACCGGATCAAAAACGTGCGTCAAGCTTGTAAAGAGCTGAACAAGACGGTGGCGATTCTTCTCGACACGAAAGGTCCGGAAATCCGCACCGGCAAGCTGAAGGGCGACCAAAAGGTCGAGCTTGTGCAGGGCAACAAGATCGTTTTGACGACGGAGGAAGTTGAAGGCGACGCCGAGCGTGTTTCGATCACGTACAAGGAGCTGCCTCGCGATGTAAAGATCGGCTCGACGATTCTGATCGACGACGGCCTGATCGGACTCGAAGTCGTGGATATCCGCGGCGGCGATATCGAATGTTTGATCAAAAACGGCGGTTTGCTCGGTGGTAAAAAAGGCGTCAACGTCCCGGGCGTGAAAATCAATCTGCCGGGCATTACCGAAAAAGACGCGAACGACATCGTGTTCGGTATCGAGCAAGGCGTCGATTTCATCGCGGCTTCTTTCGTGCGTAAAGCGGCGGATGTCATCGAAATCCGCGAAATTTTGGAGCGTCACAATGCTTCGCACATTCAGATCATTTCCAAGATCGAAAACCAGGAAGGCGTCGACAACCTTGACGAGATTTTGGAAGTGTCCGACGGCTTGATGGTGGCGCGCGGCGACCTCGGTGTCGAAATTCCGGCCGAAGACGTGCCGATCGTGCAAAAAGCGATGATCAAAAAATGTAACCAGGTCGGCAAGCCGGTTATTACGGCGACGATGATGCTCGATTCGATGCAGCGCAACCCGCGCCCGACCCGCGCGGAAGCGAGCGACGTGGCGAACGCGATTTTCGACGGCACGGATGCGGTCATGCTGTCCGGCGAAACGGCGGCAGGCAAATATCCGGTCGAATCGGTGCAGACGATGGCGCGCATTGCGGAACGTGCCGAGTCGGCGCTTGATCACCGCGAAATTTTCCTGCGCCAAAGCGCAGCTCAGCAGCGCACCGTAACGGAAGCGATCAGCCAAGCGGTGGCAAGCTCGGCGCTTGATCTGAACGCGAAGGCGATCCTGACCGCTACGGAGAGCGGATATACGGCGCGGATGGTATCGAAGTACCGTCCGAAGTCGCCGATTATCGCGGTGACGCCTAACGAGCAAGTGATGCGACGCCTTTGCCTGATCTGGGGAGCGATCCCGGTGAAAGGCGAGGAGTGCAAAACGACGGACGAGCTGTTCGAAGCGGCTGTCGATACGGCGGTCAAGGCGGGCCATGTGAACCTGGGCGACCTCATCGTCATCACGGCGGGCGTGCCGGTCGGCCGCTCCGGAACGACGAACCTGATCAAGGTGCACCACATCGGCGAAATGATCGGCAAAGGGCAAGGCATCGGCACGGCTACCGCAACCGGCAAGGTTGTCACGGCGAAATCCGCCGAAGAAGCGAATGCGAAGGTGACCGAAGGCGCGATTCTTGTCGCCGTATCCACCGACAAAGACTACATGCCGGCGATTGAAAAAGCGGCGGCCATCATCACCGAAGCCGGCGGCATCACCTCCCACGCCGCTGTCGTGGGCCTCAGCCTCGGCAAGCCGGTGATCGTCGGCGCGGACGGCATTTTGAACGCCGTTCAAGATGGCGTGGAAGTGTCGATTTATCCGGAAGTTGGCGTCATCTACTCCGGCCAATCGCGGGTTCTTTAA
- a CDS encoding FxsA family protein yields MFKMLAALMIIVPALEIWGMLTVGKLIGAWQTVVLLLSTGFVGAFLAKREARKVWSYAQHQLAQGQIPADSIVDGICIFAGGLLLMTPGFFSDILGFLLVFPMTRPLFKIGVTAFIRKKIASGDFRFFYRR; encoded by the coding sequence ATGTTTAAAATGCTCGCAGCGCTCATGATCATCGTACCGGCGCTGGAAATATGGGGCATGCTCACCGTCGGCAAGCTGATCGGGGCGTGGCAGACGGTGGTGCTGCTGCTCTCCACCGGCTTCGTCGGCGCCTTTCTCGCCAAACGCGAGGCGCGCAAGGTGTGGAGCTACGCACAGCACCAGCTGGCGCAGGGGCAAATTCCGGCCGACTCGATCGTCGACGGCATTTGCATTTTTGCCGGCGGGCTGCTGTTGATGACGCCGGGATTTTTTTCCGACATTCTCGGCTTTCTGCTCGTCTTCCCGATGACCCGCCCGCTGTTTAAAATAGGCGTCACCGCGTTTATCCGCAAAAAGATCGCAAGCGGCGATTTCCGCTTTTTTTACCGGAGATAA
- a CDS encoding glutamate decarboxylase: MWTVIYIAPTAKICERIKEKMTEEGFLVQVRAISMTKNQFEILVPEGELEEAQEVLNAILHRTSSDY, translated from the coding sequence ATGTGGACGGTGATTTACATTGCACCGACGGCCAAGATTTGTGAAAGAATCAAGGAAAAGATGACGGAAGAAGGTTTTCTCGTACAAGTCCGTGCGATCAGCATGACGAAAAACCAGTTTGAGATTTTGGTTCCCGAAGGTGAGCTCGAAGAGGCACAGGAAGTGCTTAATGCGATTTTACATAGAACTTCATCCGATTATTAA
- a CDS encoding RNA degradosome polyphosphate kinase, whose protein sequence is MTIAVKESVSRESSSIYINRDLSWIEFNWRVLEEAQDPSTPLLERVKFLSIVSSNLDEFMSVRVAGIKDQLKAGYLKKDFTGYTPAGLLKRIMKRATKLVSEQYKTFREISRLLAKEGLIFTDYESLTASQRKAMDSYYHDIIFPVLTPMAVDQSRPFPLVHTQAVYLAVVLRLDGEDEGEEPYFAIVQVPSNLPRHIAVPTRSNSKKQEYILMEDLITQHIHTLFSGYTPIAVHGFRITRNADLTLNEEGAEDLLEEIEKELRRRRWGAPVRLEVQQGIHPYALEVLQEEFELTEHIFEIDGPLDLTYLMKWAGSLTGFEHLRYPPVEPEYPKELLDTDDVFEKLRETDVLVYHPYESFDAVTDFICQAAYDPKVLAIKMTLYRVSGNSPLIQALARAAESGKQVTVVVELKARFDEERNIAWARKLEQAGCHVVYGLVGLKTHAKITLVVRQEEDGLRRYVHVGTGNYNDNTAKLYTDIGLFTADTVIGEDASALFNEITGYSSPHEWQAFGVAPTDMKDKLFALIRREAEHAAAGRKAHIIAKLNSLSNQQMVDELYAASQAGVKIDLIVRGVCCLRPGVEGLSENITVRSIVDRFLEHSRIIYFENGGDPELYLSSADWMTRNLTRRIELICPVFNDRLQQELIRILQLSLHDNVKARILQPNGMYARVETQEEPLRSQFKAMKIGSWKHGRVKRQTSHEA, encoded by the coding sequence ATGACAATCGCCGTAAAAGAGTCAGTATCCCGAGAATCGTCGTCGATCTACATCAACCGCGATTTGAGTTGGATCGAATTCAATTGGCGCGTGCTGGAGGAGGCGCAGGACCCGAGTACACCTCTGCTGGAACGGGTGAAATTTTTATCGATTGTATCGTCGAACCTCGATGAATTTATGAGCGTGCGTGTCGCGGGGATCAAGGATCAACTCAAGGCCGGGTATTTGAAAAAGGACTTTACCGGCTACACGCCGGCCGGACTTCTCAAACGCATCATGAAGCGGGCGACCAAATTAGTATCCGAGCAGTACAAGACGTTCCGCGAAATTTCCCGTTTGCTGGCCAAGGAAGGGCTTATTTTTACCGATTACGAAAGCTTGACGGCGAGCCAGCGCAAAGCGATGGATTCGTATTATCACGATATTATTTTTCCGGTGCTGACGCCGATGGCGGTCGACCAGAGCCGTCCGTTTCCGCTCGTTCATACGCAGGCGGTGTATTTGGCTGTCGTGCTGCGGCTAGACGGGGAAGACGAAGGGGAGGAGCCGTATTTCGCCATCGTTCAGGTGCCGTCGAATTTGCCGCGCCACATTGCGGTGCCGACCCGTTCAAACAGCAAAAAGCAGGAATATATCCTGATGGAAGATTTGATTACGCAGCATATTCACACGTTGTTCAGCGGCTATACGCCTATTGCGGTGCACGGATTCCGGATTACGCGCAACGCCGACCTTACGCTGAACGAGGAAGGCGCTGAGGATCTCCTGGAGGAGATTGAGAAGGAGCTGCGCCGCCGCCGCTGGGGCGCTCCGGTGCGGCTCGAGGTGCAGCAGGGGATTCACCCTTATGCGCTGGAAGTGCTGCAGGAAGAGTTCGAGTTGACCGAGCATATTTTTGAAATCGACGGGCCGCTCGATCTGACGTATTTGATGAAATGGGCCGGTTCGCTGACCGGTTTCGAACATTTGCGCTACCCGCCGGTCGAGCCGGAGTACCCGAAGGAGCTGCTCGACACGGACGATGTATTTGAGAAGCTGCGGGAAACCGACGTGCTTGTTTATCATCCGTACGAGTCGTTCGACGCGGTGACGGATTTTATATGCCAGGCGGCCTACGACCCGAAGGTGCTGGCGATCAAAATGACGCTGTACCGCGTCAGCGGCAATTCGCCGCTCATCCAGGCGCTCGCCCGCGCCGCGGAGTCGGGGAAGCAGGTGACGGTCGTCGTCGAGCTGAAGGCGCGTTTTGACGAGGAGCGCAACATCGCGTGGGCGCGCAAGCTGGAGCAGGCCGGCTGCCACGTCGTGTACGGCCTCGTCGGTCTCAAGACGCACGCCAAAATCACGCTTGTCGTCCGCCAGGAAGAGGACGGCTTGCGCCGCTACGTGCATGTCGGCACCGGCAACTACAACGACAACACGGCCAAGCTGTATACGGACATCGGCCTGTTCACCGCGGATACCGTCATCGGCGAGGATGCGTCGGCCTTGTTCAACGAAATTACCGGCTATTCGTCGCCGCATGAATGGCAGGCGTTCGGCGTGGCGCCGACCGACATGAAGGATAAGCTGTTTGCGCTCATCCGCAGGGAAGCGGAGCACGCCGCGGCGGGCAGGAAGGCGCATATCATCGCCAAGCTGAACTCGCTGTCGAACCAGCAGATGGTCGACGAGCTGTATGCCGCTTCGCAGGCGGGCGTGAAAATCGACCTGATCGTACGCGGCGTATGCTGCCTGCGGCCCGGCGTCGAGGGCCTAAGTGAAAACATTACGGTGCGCAGCATCGTCGACCGTTTTCTCGAGCATTCGCGCATCATTTATTTTGAAAACGGCGGCGATCCGGAGCTGTATTTGTCGAGCGCCGACTGGATGACGCGGAACCTGACCCGGCGGATCGAGCTGATCTGCCCGGTGTTCAACGATCGGCTGCAGCAAGAGCTGATCCGCATTTTGCAGCTGAGCCTGCACGATAACGTCAAAGCGCGAATTTTGCAGCCCAACGGCATGTACGCGCGGGTGGAAACGCAAGAAGAGCCGCTTCGCAGCCAGTTTAAGGCGATGAAGATCGGCTCTTGGAAACACGGGCGCGTTAAGCGCCAGACCTCACATGAAGCGTGA
- the accD gene encoding acetyl-CoA carboxylase, carboxyltransferase subunit beta: MSIKDLFQKKRKYATIPTERTKRDIPEGLMNKCPMCGTIQFTKELDKNLKVCTACGYHFKLNAVERIQMTMDEGRFFEYDTDLMSEDPLEFPDYGAKYAKAVEATGMNDAVITGEGTIGGFPVVVAVMSFDFMGGTLGSVVGEKVAKAIEHAMQKKYPLIVFSTSGGARMQESILSLMQMAKTSAALHKFAEQEGLFISVITDPTFGGVTASYAMLGDIIIAEPGAAFGFTGRRVIEQTIRQKLPDNFQTSEFNLKHGQVDKVIPRKEIRSTLIKILDLHTVKGANVSGG, translated from the coding sequence GTGTCGATAAAAGATTTGTTTCAGAAAAAACGGAAATACGCTACGATCCCGACGGAGCGGACCAAACGCGACATTCCCGAGGGTTTGATGAATAAATGCCCGATGTGCGGCACGATTCAATTTACGAAGGAACTCGACAAAAATTTAAAAGTGTGTACGGCTTGCGGCTATCATTTTAAATTGAATGCGGTGGAACGTATTCAAATGACGATGGATGAGGGCCGTTTTTTTGAGTATGATACCGATTTGATGTCGGAGGATCCGCTGGAGTTTCCCGATTACGGGGCCAAATACGCCAAAGCGGTCGAGGCGACGGGCATGAATGATGCGGTCATTACCGGCGAAGGCACGATCGGCGGGTTTCCGGTCGTCGTCGCGGTGATGAGCTTCGATTTCATGGGTGGCACCCTGGGGTCGGTAGTCGGGGAAAAGGTCGCCAAGGCGATTGAACACGCGATGCAGAAGAAGTACCCGCTCATCGTATTCTCCACCTCGGGCGGAGCGCGCATGCAGGAAAGCATCCTGAGCCTTATGCAGATGGCCAAAACAAGCGCGGCGCTGCATAAGTTCGCCGAGCAGGAGGGGCTGTTCATCTCCGTCATCACCGACCCGACGTTCGGCGGCGTGACGGCGAGCTACGCGATGCTGGGCGACATCATCATCGCCGAGCCGGGGGCGGCGTTCGGTTTTACGGGCCGCCGTGTCATCGAGCAGACGATCCGGCAGAAGCTGCCGGACAACTTCCAGACGTCGGAGTTCAACTTGAAGCACGGACAAGTCGACAAAGTGATTCCGCGCAAAGAAATCCGCAGCACGCTGATCAAAATTCTCGATTTGCATACGGTGAAGGGGGCGAATGTCAGTGGCGGGTGA
- a CDS encoding acetyl-CoA carboxylase carboxyltransferase subunit alpha, translating to MAGELPFEQPLVELRAKIEELRKFGADKQIDFTEEIARLEQRYRQLEEELYSQMTTSQKIQLARHPQRPTSLDYIHNIFTDFLELHGDRLYGDDLAIVGGIAKLNGIPVTVVGHQKGKDTKDNIARNFGMPHPEGFRKGLRLMKQADKFRRPIITFIDTPGAYPGNAAEERGQGEAIARNLMEMASFKVPIICVVIGEGGSGGALALGVGNRVLMLEHAIYSVSTPEAAASILYKDASRAMEAAESMKITAGYIKELGVIDEIVPEPKGGAHRDLAAQSESIKTSVWNHLQELLRLSEDELVEDRYKKFREIGRFTYIQEGSHA from the coding sequence GTGGCGGGTGAACTTCCTTTTGAACAGCCGCTCGTGGAGCTGCGCGCGAAGATTGAGGAGCTGCGCAAGTTCGGAGCGGACAAGCAGATCGATTTTACCGAAGAAATCGCGCGTCTCGAGCAGCGCTATCGTCAGCTCGAAGAAGAGCTGTACAGCCAGATGACGACCTCGCAGAAAATCCAGCTGGCGAGACATCCGCAGCGCCCGACGTCGCTTGATTATATCCATAACATTTTCACCGACTTTCTGGAGCTGCACGGCGACCGTCTGTACGGCGACGATCTGGCGATCGTCGGCGGGATCGCGAAGCTGAACGGCATTCCGGTCACGGTGGTCGGCCACCAGAAAGGCAAAGATACGAAGGATAACATCGCGCGCAACTTCGGCATGCCGCACCCGGAAGGCTTCCGCAAAGGGCTTCGGCTGATGAAACAGGCGGACAAGTTTCGCCGCCCGATCATCACGTTTATCGATACGCCGGGGGCTTACCCGGGCAATGCCGCGGAAGAGCGGGGGCAAGGCGAAGCGATCGCCCGCAACCTGATGGAGATGGCCTCGTTTAAGGTGCCGATCATTTGCGTCGTCATCGGCGAAGGCGGAAGCGGCGGAGCGCTTGCGCTCGGCGTCGGCAACCGCGTGCTGATGCTGGAGCATGCGATCTATTCCGTCAGCACGCCGGAAGCTGCGGCTTCGATTCTATACAAAGATGCTTCCCGTGCGATGGAGGCGGCGGAATCGATGAAGATCACGGCGGGTTATATCAAGGAGCTCGGCGTGATCGACGAAATCGTGCCCGAGCCGAAGGGCGGAGCGCACCGCGACCTCGCCGCCCAGTCGGAAAGCATCAAGACCAGCGTTTGGAATCACCTTCAGGAGCTGCTCCGCCTTTCGGAGGACGAGCTCGTGGAGGATCGATATAAAAAATTCCGAGAAATCGGCAGGTTTACTTATATTCAGGAGGGCAGTCATGCGTAA